A genomic region of Danio aesculapii chromosome 21, fDanAes4.1, whole genome shotgun sequence contains the following coding sequences:
- the ankhd1 gene encoding ankyrin repeat and KH domain-containing protein 1 isoform X3: MQDAVAGTAMLTDGFEDEIDSVTPRSPALGMGVGATPGAGLGGLGIGVGGKKVRLFGEAGGPTTDGLDFKLAAVLSSGPGSGSDEDEVSEVESFILDQEDLDNPVLKTASELLLSSAADGADLRTVDPETQARLEALLEAAAFADPEVLRRLTSSVSCALDEAAAALTRMRAENTLNASQADNLVIFSRSLAEACSDGDVNAVRKLLDEGRSVNEHTEEGESLLCLACSAGYYELAQVLLAMHANVEDRGIKGDITPLMAAASGGYVDIVKLLLVHGADVNAQSSTGNTALTYACAGGFLDVVKVLLKEGANIEDHNENGHTPLMEAASAGHVEVARVLLEYGAGINTHSNEFKESALTLACYKGHLDMVRFLLEAGADQEHKTDEMHTALMEACMDGHVEVARLLLDSGAQVNMPADSFESPLTLAACGGHVELAALLIERGANLEEVNDEGYTPLMEAAREGHEEMVALLLAQGANINAQTEETQETALTLACCGGFLEVADFLIKAGADIELGCSTPLMEAAQEGHLELVKYLLAAGANVHATTATGDTALTYACENGHTDVADVLLQTGADLEHESEGGRTPLMKAARAGHLCTVQFLISKGANVNRATANNDHTVVSLACAGGHLAVVELLLAHGADPTHRLKDGSTMLIEAAKGGHTNVVSYLLDYPNNILSVPAPDLSQLTPPSHDTSQAQRVPFQALAMVVPPQEPDRVPSTIPTPPPVTSKGASKQRLSSLQSNSVASSGLDADLLPPFHPYQPLECIVEETEGKLNELGQRISAIEKAQLQSLELIQGEPLTKDKIEELKKSREEQVQKKKKILKELQKVERQLQLKTQQQFTKEYMETKGLKEELGQAAGVEMPGTPLPLQATQLGSDNECEGIRKEEDHRPTPTNEEDEDEEEDEDDIDCENLPQVNTILQPPPPPPPQNQVLQSPPLQTSFVPIQPLTPQLSTDFSSAEYPGSSSPDLQRVLLGQPLAGLGPGLLAQASDGLMVATPAQTLTDTLDDIMAAVNSRVPVVNTTTSPSPQPSAQTPINTASPPSMLPLYPSVDIDAHTESNHDTALTLACAGGHEELVSVLIARGANIEHRDKKGFTPLILAATAGHVGVVEILLDKGGDIEAQSERTKDTPLSLACSGGRQEVVELLLLRGANKEHRNVSDYTPLSLAASGGYVNIIKILLNAGAEINSRTGSKLGISPLMLAAMNGHVPAVKLLLDMGSDINAQIETNRNTALTLACFQGRAEVVSLLLDRKANVEHRAKTGLTPLMEAASGGYAEVGRVLLDKGADVNAPPVPSSRDTALTIAADKGHYKFCELLISRGAHIDVRNKKGNTPLWLAANGGHFDVVQLLVQAGADVDAADNRKITPLMAAFRKGHVKVVQYLVKEVNQFPSDIECMRYIATIADKELLKKCHQCMETIVKAKDQQAAEANKNASILLKELDLEKSREESKKQALAAKREKRKEKRKKKKEEQKRKLEEEEAKVKEESCEMLDQKEDSAEETEVPIEPPSATTTTTIGISATSATFTNSFGKKRANVATTPSTNRKNKKNKTKDSPSEPIILQDPQVALAQQKADKNKIHGEPRGGGATGGTSDSDNLDSTDCNSESSNGSKSQELTDLPSSSSSSSSAPTVFVGSNQPHFANEKRHGLSLPGSREEKVTVSISKPQMKSHEISDLTPSSLPTSFKTISLPVTSPNSKMNLPSPKRGQKREEGWKEVVRRSKKLSVPASVVSRIMGRGGCNITAIQDVTGAHIDVDKQKDKNGERMITIRGGTESTRHAVQLINALIQDPAKELEDLIPRNHIRPPGANTKISSTYTTSTGATSTTAASSKGLPSVVPSANVSFQSTTNFTAQQASKLGKSMAPGVRPPFVSLPPLAYAHPQLALLAAQTMNQIRHPRLPMAQFGGTFSPSPNTWGPFPVRPVSPGSANSSPKHSGNSAPRLASSTPAHVDHPTASVSSTSTPTALTSSPTSTAPANTPTPSSVRKQLFSSEPKSVAGIAVVTTNSNAPSAQIAPSPISCAPTTPTTPPPPSAPTAPTSQHPPKPEPASLSTPAKEKPVTEIAAPTAGASSDGPSTSAPLHFTSSPSGPSMLPPQPESRQTLPSHFPSSTESSSSSSSQPGSSHPVTRLPPPTSSNTITNTSSTLPHYGSPTAPGVSPRMQPPTPYYPMAPGALQEQQSVFVPPGATQETLKQQQQPPPQPTLAPAGMPPPSLPMSSTMGMINGSQMHLHSGKAQLPPNFGPAALFNHFSSIFDNNQVGNNQVWGACHLPARTPPEQPYSGTTNAYIGGMGQMESVMPPPDGSKAPGYRCSTQRMVSSPIGIHPMDGSMSSSTALTSFTTSISASPVFLPGPAPVGTPSFSRQHFSPHPWSASTSCESPVPSVSSGASSPLCTSTVTPALIQAKPSSSNQQDRKVPPPIGTERLARIRQTGSVNHTMLPTSYTPPVGQGGIWSFGVGSASETMSGWSQPLMGGGPVMHQQMQEPSAFSQHQAMERDDTGIVAPSNTFHQPLPTNFMDFPKGLPMSMYGGTMIPPHPQMAEGPGGPVYNGLHTSDPAWNPILKVVPNSAENADPQQVWPGTWAPHVGNVHLNHVN, translated from the exons GTTTTGCTGGCCATGCATGCTAACGTGGAGGACCGAGGGATTAAAGGAGACATCACGCCACTAATGGCTGCTGCAAGCGGTGGTTACGTCGACATCGTCAAACTGCTCTTAGTGCATGGAGCTGATGTTAACGCACAGTCTTCAACAG GTAACACAGCCTTGACATATGCATGCGCTGGAGGCTTCCTGGATGTAGTGAAGGTCTTGCTGAAAGAGGGTGCTAACATTGAGGATCACAATGAGAACGGTCACACTCCGCTGATGGAAGCGGCCAGTGCAGGCCATGTGGAGGTGGCTCGTGTGCTCCTGGAGTACGGCGCTGGAATCAACACACACTCCAATGAGTTTAAGGAGAGTGCGCTCACACTCGCCTGTTATAAAG GGCACTTGGACATGGTCAGGTTTCTGTTAGAAGCAGGAGCCGACCAGGAGCACAAGACAGACGAGATGCACACTGCACTCATGGAGGCCTGCATG GATGGGCATGTGGAGGTGGCACGGCTGCTATTGGATAGCGGAGCGCAGGTAAATATGCCTGCTGACTCATTTGAGTCGCCTTTAACGCTCGCTGCCTGCGGGGGCCATGTGGAGCTGGCAGCGCTTCTGATCGAGAGGGGGGCCAACCTGGAGGAGGTGAATGATGAGGGATACACGCCGCTGATGGAGGCAGCTCGGGAGGGCCATGAAGAGATGGTAGCACTGCTCTTGGCACAAG GTGCAAATATCAACGCTCAGACAGAAGAGACGCAGGAGACAGCGTTGACTCTGGCATGTTGCGGAGGCTTCCTAGAGGTGGCGGATTTCCTCATTAAAGCTGGGGCAGACATTGAGTTGGGTTGCTCCACTCCGCTCATGGAGGCTGCACAGGAGGGCCATCTGGAGCTGGTCAAGTACTTGCTGGCTGCTG GGGCAAACGTCCATGCTACAACAGCTACAGGTGACACAGCTCTGACGTACGCCTGTGAGAACGGACACACGGATGTGGCCGATGTGCTGCTTCAAACAGGGGCTGACCTG GAACATGAATCAGAAGGGGGCAGGACTCCACTGATGAAAGCAGCCCGCGCAGGACACCTGTGCACTGTGCAGTTTCTCATCAGCAAAG GCGCTAATGTAAATCGAGCTACAGCCAACAACGATCACACAGTGGTTTCTCTGGCTTGTGCTGGGGGCCACTTGGCTGTGGTGGAGCTGCTGTTGGCCCATGGTGCTGACCCCACTCACAGACTGAAG GACGGCTCCACGATGCTGATTGAAGCTGCTAAAGGTGGTCACACCAATGTGGTGTCCTACCTGCTAGACTACCCAAACAACATTTTGTCAGTCCCTGCTCCAGACCTGTCCCAGCTCACACCACCCTCTCATGACACTTCTCAG GCCCAACGAGTCCCATTCCAAGCTCTGGCTATGGTGGTGCCCCCCCAGGAGCCAGACAGAGTGCCCTCCACCATCCCCACACCCCCACCCGTTACAAGCAAAG GTGCGTCCAAGCAGAGACTAAGCTCCCTTCAGAGCAACTCTGTGGCCTCGAGTGGCCTAGATGCCGACCTACTGCCGCCCTTCCACCCCTATCAGCCTCTGGAGTGCATCGTTGAGGAGACGGAGGGCAAGCTGAACGAGCTGGGCCAGCGCATCAGTGCCATCGAGAAGGCCCAGCTCCAGTCGCTCGAGCTCATCCAGGGCGAGCCGCTCACCAAAGACAAGATCGAGGAGCTGAAGAAGAGTCGCGAAGAGCAGgtgcagaagaagaagaagatctTAAAGGAGCTGCAGAAGGTGGAGCGGCAGTTGCAGCTGAAGACGCAGCAGCAGTTCACCAAAGAATACATGGAGACCAAGGGGCTCAAGGAGGAGCTGGGCCAGGCGGCAGGGGTGGAGATGCCCGGCACCCCCCTGCCCCTGCAGGCCACACAGCTGGGCTCTGACAACGAGTGTGAGGGGATTCGCAAAGAGGAGGACCACAGACCCACCCCCACCAatgaggaggatgaagatgaggaggaggatgaagacGACATCGACTGTGAAAACCTACCACAGGTGAACACCATTCTGCAGCCACCGCCGCCTCCTCCGCCTCAGAACCAGGTCCTCCAGAGCCCCCCTCTGCAGACCAGCTTCGTCCCAATCCAGCCTCTGACCCCGCAGCTGTCCACAGATTTCAGTAGCGCTGAGTACCCGGGGAGCAGCAGCCCAGACCTGCAGAGGGTGTTGCTGGGCCAGCCGCTCGCAGGCTTGGGCCCGGGGCTTCTTGCGCAGGCATCTGACGGACTCATGGTCGCCACACCCGCACAGACGCTCACAGATACGCTCGATGACATCATGGCGG CTGTGAACAGCAGAGTGCCGGTGGTAAACACTACAACTTCGCCCTCCCCTCAGCCCTCCGCACAGACGCCCATCAACACAGCCTCCCCACCCTCCATGCTCCCCCTCTACCCCTCCGTGGACATTGACGCACAT ACTGAGAGCAACCACGACACAGCGCTAACCCTGGCCTGCGCAGGTGGCCATGAAGAGCTTGTCTCAGTGCTCATTGCGCGTGGGGCCAACATTGAGCACCGGGACAAGAAGG GATTCACTCCCTTAATCCTAGCGGCCACTGCAGGCCACGTGGGTGTGGTAGAGATCCTACTGGACAAGGGAGGGGATATTGAAGCTCAGTCTGAGAGGACCAAAGACACCCCTCTGTCCCTCGCCTGCTCTGGTGGCAGACAAGAG GTGGTGGAGCTGCTGTTGCTTCGTGGGGCTAACAAGGAACACCGAAATGTTTCTGACTACACTCCGCTCAGTCTCGCTGCCTCCGGTGGCTACGTCAACATCATCAAGATCCTACTGAATGCTGGTGCTGAGATCAACTCTAG GACTGGCAGTAAGTTGGGCATTTCACCGCTGATGTTGGCAGCCATGAACGGCCACGTGCCTGCGGTGAAGCTGCTGTTGGACATGGGCTCAGACATCAATGCACAGATCGAGACCAATCGCAACACAGCACTGACCCTGGCCTGCTTTCAGGGTCGAGCAGAGGTTGTCAGCCTGCTCCTGGACCGGAAGGCCAATGTGGAACACCGTGCCAAG ACTGGCCTCACCCCTCTCATGGAGGCTGCGTCTGGTGGTTATGCTGAAGTGGGCCGTGTGCTGTTGGATAAAGGAGCGGATGTCAATGCACCTCCTGTTCCCTCTTCTCGTGACACTGCCCTCACCATTGCTGCAGACAAGGGCCACTACAAATTCTGTGAGCTTCTCATCAGCAG AGGGGCTCACATTGATGTGCGAAATAAGAAGGGGAACACCCCATTGTGGCTGGCTGCTAATGGTGGCCACTTTGATGTGGTCCAGCTCTTGGTGCAGGCTGGGGCTGACGTGGATGCAGCTGATAACCGCAAGATAACCCCCCTCATGGCAGCATTTCGTAAA GGCCATGTAAAAGTGGTGCAGTATCTGGTTAAGGAAGTTAACCAGTTTCCATCTGATATTGAGTGCATGAGATACATTGCAACTATTGCTGATAAG GAGCTGCTCAAGAAGTGTCATCAATGCATGGAAACCATTGTCAAAGCCAAAGATCAGCAGGCGGCTGAAGCAAACAAGAACGCCAGCATTCTGCTCAAAGAGCTTGATCTGGAAAAG TCTCGTGAGGAAAGCAAAAAGCAGGCTCTGGCTGCAAAGCGCGAGAAGAGAAAGGAGAAGCGCAAGAAAAAGAAGGAAGAGCAGAAGAGGAAGCTGGAGGAAGAGGAGGCAAAAGTGAAAGAGGAGTCGTGTGAGATGCTGGATCAGAAGGAGGACTCTGCAGAAG AGACAGAGGTTCCCATCGAGCCCCCAAGTGCTACCACCACCACAACCATTGGTATCTCCGCCACCTCCGCAACCTTCACTAACTCGTTTGGCAAAAAGCGAGCCAATGTGGCCACCACACCAAGCACTaatcgcaaaaacaaaaaaaacaagaccaaGGATTCACCGAGCGAACCAATCATCCTTCAAGACCCGCAGGTAGCGCTGGCACAGCAGAAAGCCGACAAAAACAAGATCCACGGAGAACCTCGAGGGGGTGGGGCGACGGGTGGCACTAGCGACTCTGATAATCTAGATAGCACTGACTGCAACAGTGAGAGCAGCAACGGCAGTAAGAGTCAGGAGCTCACAGACCTTCCTTCATcgtcctcctcttcttcctctgcCCCTACGGTCTTTGTGGGCTCTAACCAGCCGCACTTCGCAAATGAAAAGAGACATGGGCTATCGCTGCCTGGCTCTCGTGAGGAGAAGGTCACGGTATCCATCTCCAAACCACAGATGAA ATCTCATGAGATCAGTGACTTGACACCCAGTTCCCTTCCCACCTCGTTCAAGACCATTTCACTGCCAGTCACCTCGCCCAACAGTAAGATGAATCTCCCTAGCCCAAAGAGGGGCCAGAAAAGAGAAGAAGGGTGGAAAGAGGTGGTTCGGAG ATCCAAGAAGCTCTCCGTCCCTGCCTCTGTGGTGTCTCGGATTATGGGTAGAGGTGGCTGCAACATTACGGCCATCCAAGATGTTACTGGTGCACACATTGACGTGGACAAACAGAAGGACAAGAATGGAGAGAGAATGATTACAATCAg AGGTGGCACAGAGTCCACACGGCATGCAGTGCAACTGATTAACGCGCTGATCCAGGACCCAGCCAAAGAGCTAGAGGACCTGATCCCTCGTAACCACATCCGACCGCCTGGCGCCAACACCAAAATCAGCTCCACCTACACAACCTCCACTGGGGCCACAAGCACTACTGCAGCCAGTTCAAAAGGCCTGCCATCTGTAGTGCCCTCCGCCAATGTGTCTTTCCAATCCACCACCAATTTCACAGCTCAACAGGCTAGCAAGTTAGGCAAAAGTATGGCACCAGGTGTCAGGCCTCCGTTCGTTTCTTTGCCGCCTCTCGCTTACGCTCATCCTCAGCTTGCCCTTCTTGCAGCCCAGACAATGAACCAGATCCGGCACCCCCGATTGCCCATGGCACAGTTTGGTGGCACTTTCTCACCCTCTCCCAACACTTGGGGTCCTTTCCCTGTGCGTCCTGTGAGCCCCGGTAGTGCTAACAGCTCACCCAAACACAGCGGTAATTCTGCACCACGCCTCGCCAGCTCTACTCCGGCCCATGTCGACCATCCTACAGCTTCTGTATCCAGCACCTCAACTCCCACTGCATTAACAAGTTCTCCCACCAGTACAGCACCTGCCAACACCCCCACGCCTTCCTCTGTACGGAAGCAGCTTTTCTCCTCAGAGCCCAAGTCTGTGGCTGGAATTGCTGTGGTCACTACAAACAGCAATGCGCCCTCAGCACAGATTGCACCTTCTCCAATCAGTTGCGCTCCCACGACCCCTACGACCCCTCCACCTCCATCCGCACCCACTGCACCAACTTCACAGCATCCCCCAAAGCCAGAGCCGGCCAGCCTTAGCACCCCAGCTAAAGAGAAGCCTGTCACAGAGATTGCAGCACCTACTGCAGGAGCTTCATCTGACGGGCCCAGCACCTCTGCTCCCCTGCACTTCACCTCATCTCCCTCAGGCCCCTCGATGCTGCCCCCACAGCCCGAGAGCCGGCAGACGCTTCCGTCACACTTTCCCTCCAGCACAGAATCCAGTTCCTCTTCCTCATCTCAGCCAGGCTCATCTCACCCCGTCACACGCCTGCCACCTCCAACCTCCAGCAACACGATCACTAATACCAGCAGCACCTTACCTCATTACGGCTCCCCCACAGCGCCCGGTGTGTCCCCGCGCATGCAGCCACCGACACCCTACTACCCAATGGCTCCAGGGGCCCTGCAGGAGCAGCAGTCTGTGTTTGTGCCTCCGGGAGCCACACAGGAGACCCTTAAACAGCAGCAACAGCCTCCGCCTCAGCCCACCCTTGCTCCAGCAGGCATGCCTCCTCCCTCTCTTCCAATGTCCTCCACCATGGGCATGATAAATGGCTCTCAAATGCACCTGCACAGTGGAAAAGCGCAACTGCCCCCCAACTTTGGTCCTGCTGCTCTTTTTAATCACTTCAGCAGCATCTTTGACAACAACCAGGTGGGCAACAACCAGGTTTGGGGTGCCTGCCATCTACCTGCTCGTACCCCACCGGAGCAGCCCTACAGTGGCACAACAAATGCCTACATAGGGGGAATGGGGCAAATGGAAAGCGTCATGCCTCCTCCTGATGGCTCAAAAGCGCCAGGGTATCGCTGCTCCACACAGAGGATGGTCTCCAGTCCCATTG GAATACACCCCATGGACGGCTCAATGTCCTCATCCACTGCGCTCACCAGCTTTACCACAAGCATATCTGCAAGTCCTGTTTTCCTGCCGGGTCCTGCTCCAGTAGGCACACCCTCCTTCAGCCGCCAGCACTTCTCTCCCCATCCCTGGAGTGCCTCCACCTCTT GTGAGTCTCCAGTGCCCTCAGTGTCTTCTGGGGCATCGTCACCTCTTTGCACATCTACGGTGACTCCTGCTCTGATCCAGGCGAAACCTAGTAGCTCCAACCAGCAGGACCGCAAAGTGCCCCCACCCATCGGAACCGAGCGATTGGCCCGAATCCGGCAAACTGGCTCAGTCAACCACACCATGCTACCCACCAGCTACACCCCACCGGTTGGACAGGGTGGCATCTGGTCTTTTGGAGTGGGCAGTGCCTCCG AGACTATGTCCGGGTGGTCACAACCCCTAATGGGAGGAGGGCCAGTGATGCACCAGCAGATGCAAGAGCCTTCAGCCTTCTCTCAACACCAGGCTATGGAACGAGATGACACTGGGATCGTGGCTCCATCTAACACTTTTCATCAACCTTTGCCCACCAACTTCATGGATTTTCCAAAG GGGCTGCCAATGTCAATGTACGGTGGCACGATGATCCCTCCTCACCCTCAGATGGCGGAGGGTCCTGGAGGCCCTGTGTACAACGGTCTTCACACTTCTGACCCTGCCTGGAACCCCATCCTAAAGGTTGTACCCAACTCTGCTGAGAACGCAGACCCACAGCAG GTATGGCCAGGCACTTGGGCTCCACATGTGGGAAATGTGCATCTGAATCATGTCAACTAA